From the genome of Hathewaya histolytica, one region includes:
- the plsX gene encoding phosphate acyltransferase PlsX, translated as MIIAVDGMGGDNSPQEVVKGCVEALEYTGVKIIITGPEERIKDELKKYKYDSGRIEVLNAEEVISNNEHPAMAIRKKKNSSLCKALYLVREGKADAVLSAGSTGALLTGATLIIGRIKGIDRPTFAPVMPGKNGKFMIVDCGANVDCKPNNLVQFALMGKVYFEKILKVKNPSVGLVNIGVEEEKGNELTKETYKLLKEANLNFVGNIEPRDIPKGDTNVLVCDGFVGNTILKMYEGVASTLLSTLKENIMSSFRTKIGGMILKPVFLKFKKDFNYEEVGGAAFLGVKGICVKAHGSSDSKAFKNAIRQAKFFYDNNVVESIKESIENINKKDDIK; from the coding sequence ATGATTATAGCAGTAGATGGAATGGGTGGAGATAATAGTCCTCAAGAAGTAGTTAAGGGTTGTGTTGAGGCTTTAGAGTATACTGGAGTTAAAATTATAATTACAGGACCTGAAGAAAGAATTAAAGATGAACTTAAAAAGTATAAATACGATAGTGGAAGAATTGAAGTTTTAAATGCTGAAGAGGTTATAAGTAATAATGAACATCCAGCTATGGCTATTAGAAAGAAAAAGAATTCTTCTTTATGTAAAGCTTTATATTTAGTCAGAGAAGGCAAGGCTGATGCAGTTTTATCTGCAGGGAGTACCGGGGCATTACTAACAGGAGCTACACTAATTATAGGTAGAATAAAAGGTATTGATAGGCCCACTTTTGCACCAGTTATGCCAGGAAAGAATGGTAAGTTTATGATTGTAGATTGTGGTGCCAATGTTGACTGTAAGCCTAATAATTTAGTACAATTTGCATTAATGGGAAAAGTGTACTTTGAAAAAATTTTAAAAGTTAAAAATCCATCTGTGGGACTTGTAAATATTGGTGTTGAAGAAGAGAAAGGAAATGAACTCACAAAAGAAACATATAAATTATTAAAGGAAGCGAATTTAAATTTCGTTGGTAATATTGAACCTAGAGATATACCAAAAGGCGATACTAACGTTTTAGTTTGTGATGGTTTTGTGGGAAACACTATATTAAAAATGTATGAGGGCGTTGCAAGTACACTATTATCTACACTAAAGGAAAATATAATGTCATCATTTAGAACAAAAATAGGTGGAATGATTTTAAAACCTGTATTTTTAAAGTTTAAAAAAGACTTTAATTATGAAGAAGTTGGTGGAGCTGCTTTCCTAGGAGTAAAAGGAATATGTGTAAAGGCTCATGGTAGTTCGGATTCTAAAGCCTTCAAGAATGCTATAAGACAAGCAAAATTTTTCTATGATAATAATGTTGTAGAAAGCATAAAAGAATCCATAGAAAATATAAATAAAAAAGACGATATAAAGTAA
- a CDS encoding putative DNA-binding protein encodes MDKRTKILILFDIYGILLTEKQKNIMDLYYNNDFSLSEIGENSNTSRQAIHDTVKRCEKLLYEYEEKLQLMKKNFKLQNTKLSIEGNLKKLYDLKEDKVSEIVRNIEIELKEIN; translated from the coding sequence ATGGATAAGCGTACAAAGATACTCATTTTATTTGACATTTATGGTATCTTACTTACAGAAAAACAAAAAAATATAATGGATTTATATTACAATAATGATTTTTCCTTATCAGAAATTGGTGAGAACTCTAATACTAGTAGGCAAGCAATTCATGATACTGTTAAAAGATGTGAGAAATTATTATATGAATATGAAGAGAAACTTCAACTTATGAAAAAAAATTTTAAATTACAAAATACAAAATTAAGTATAGAGGGAAATTTAAAAAAACTCTATGATTTAAAAGAAGATAAAGTAAGTGAAATAGTAAGAAATATAGAGATAGAGTTGAAGGAAATAAATTAG
- the smc gene encoding chromosome segregation protein SMC: MFLKSIEVRGFKSFADKTELHFKKGITSVVGPNGSGKSNISDAVRWVLGEQSIKNLRGTKMEDVIFIGTEFRKPVGLAQVSLTLNNEDEELKINYSEVKVTRRLYRSGESEYLINNTKCRLKDIQELFMDTGIGKEGYSIIGQGKIDAILSGKPEERRTLLEEAAGIVKFKNRKEEAEKKLESTNSNLVRIKDILNTYEERLEPLKIEMEKAKQFLNLSQELKEKDLALIIHTIEGIEVKINNFKDENKQRENEMGKLLDKKNILKIELEKQNFLLEEQEEKNKANREEYYQCKASISEFETKIKVIEEKIKNSDFVISKYYEDIKRLEEELKDILDKKLDLEIEIKDFKLKKEILEEELNHYEQELSKIEGSLKENNNNIFSFKEQLNSIIEKNAKEERDKDNLDREVKLLLDKINEIKESIENTANLIKINNNTRIRLEEEYNKVNDKIILCEENIKQSTKEISVFRNKLTHEENKYKSKSNDLNKLDANFNILSNLEKQYEGYNKAVRNLMDHVDKNYIKDVKKAYVLGEILKVPKEYESAIEVALGAAISNIITETEYDAKLLINYLKDKKLGRATFLPLNIVKSKNISSKIEHLYLKGYVGRASNLISYNIKFKNAIEFVLGNIIIAENMDCALAIAKEISYSNRIVTLSGEVINVGGSLTGGSIYNKGTNVISRKREIEELENKIQNIHIELKDINLNIEEYNKSIYELDEHNLNLRDALHGENIELIKLKERINSLKEDEGRCKNSLLQLESDIQVYTSKINVYKNNLNFLEVSLKDSKLEKEKIIGCIKLLEDGLLNYNGDIESIKEEVVQRRIDLATLKENLINKENKFKELDESIKFKHKDLEEISLNVRDSSNNLIKYKDEININKEAIRNLEKSIEKYEENSKEEEVFRIKLKKNIKETTSNLENLSLEEEKINRELNKILMNLTRFETEYETMLQRLNEEYDLTYAQAIDYKIEDIDVNSTKNNIDKLKHNINKLGIVNVGSIEEYREVKEKYSFMNEQKEDMEASKEKIINVIEEMTLRMREIFKENFEKLNQTFHETFRVLFKGGSASLILSDGDELNGKIDINVQPPGKKLQNINLMSGGEKVLSAIALLFSILKMKPTPFCILDEIEAALDDANVSRYAEFLKRFSDRIQFIVITHRKGTMEVSDALYGITMEEKGVSKIVSVDLNKNKKA; encoded by the coding sequence ATGTTCCTTAAATCGATAGAGGTAAGAGGTTTTAAATCTTTTGCTGATAAAACTGAATTACATTTTAAGAAAGGTATTACTTCAGTTGTAGGACCTAATGGTAGCGGAAAAAGTAATATTTCCGATGCTGTAAGATGGGTTTTAGGAGAGCAGAGTATAAAAAATCTTAGAGGGACTAAGATGGAAGATGTTATTTTCATAGGTACTGAGTTTAGAAAACCTGTGGGTCTTGCACAAGTATCTCTTACTTTAAACAATGAGGATGAAGAACTTAAAATAAACTATTCTGAGGTTAAGGTCACAAGAAGGCTTTATCGTTCTGGGGAAAGTGAATACTTAATTAATAACACTAAATGTAGACTTAAAGATATACAAGAATTATTTATGGATACAGGAATAGGAAAAGAAGGATATTCTATTATTGGACAAGGTAAAATAGATGCTATATTAAGTGGAAAGCCAGAGGAAAGAAGAACCCTACTTGAAGAAGCAGCTGGTATCGTTAAATTTAAAAACAGAAAAGAAGAGGCTGAGAAAAAACTAGAATCAACTAATTCTAATTTGGTCAGAATAAAGGATATATTAAATACCTATGAAGAAAGATTAGAACCATTAAAAATTGAAATGGAAAAGGCTAAACAGTTTTTAAATTTATCACAAGAACTTAAAGAAAAAGATCTAGCCCTAATAATACATACTATAGAAGGCATAGAAGTTAAAATAAATAACTTCAAGGATGAAAACAAACAAAGAGAAAATGAAATGGGAAAGCTTCTTGATAAAAAAAATATATTAAAAATAGAGCTAGAAAAACAAAATTTTCTTTTAGAAGAACAGGAAGAAAAAAATAAAGCTAATAGAGAAGAATACTATCAATGTAAGGCTAGTATAAGTGAGTTTGAAACAAAAATAAAAGTAATTGAGGAAAAGATAAAAAATTCGGATTTTGTTATATCCAAATACTATGAGGATATAAAGAGGTTAGAGGAAGAACTTAAAGATATATTAGATAAAAAATTAGATTTAGAAATAGAAATCAAAGATTTTAAATTAAAAAAAGAGATACTAGAAGAAGAGTTGAACCATTATGAACAAGAGCTCTCTAAAATAGAAGGGTCTTTAAAAGAAAATAACAATAATATTTTTTCTTTCAAAGAACAGTTAAACTCTATAATAGAAAAGAACGCAAAAGAAGAAAGAGATAAAGACAATTTAGATAGAGAAGTTAAACTCTTATTAGACAAGATAAATGAAATAAAAGAAAGTATTGAAAACACTGCTAATTTAATTAAGATTAATAATAATACAAGAATAAGATTAGAGGAAGAGTATAATAAGGTAAATGATAAAATTATTTTATGCGAAGAAAATATAAAGCAAAGTACTAAAGAAATAAGTGTATTTAGAAATAAACTTACTCATGAAGAAAACAAATATAAATCCAAAAGTAATGATTTAAACAAATTAGATGCTAATTTTAATATTTTATCTAATTTAGAAAAACAATACGAGGGGTATAATAAAGCAGTAAGGAATCTTATGGATCATGTAGATAAAAATTATATTAAGGATGTGAAAAAAGCATACGTTCTAGGAGAAATATTAAAAGTTCCTAAAGAATATGAATCTGCTATAGAGGTAGCACTTGGAGCTGCGATTTCTAATATAATTACAGAAACAGAATATGATGCTAAACTACTAATTAATTATTTAAAAGATAAAAAATTGGGTAGAGCAACATTCTTACCCTTAAATATAGTTAAAAGTAAGAATATTAGTTCTAAAATAGAACATTTGTATCTAAAGGGTTATGTTGGTAGAGCGAGTAACCTTATAAGTTATAATATAAAATTTAAAAATGCTATAGAATTCGTGCTAGGAAATATAATTATAGCAGAAAATATGGATTGTGCTTTAGCAATTGCCAAAGAAATCTCATATAGCAACAGGATAGTAACTCTTTCAGGTGAAGTTATAAATGTAGGGGGTTCTCTTACTGGTGGAAGTATTTATAACAAAGGTACAAATGTAATTAGTAGAAAAAGAGAAATAGAGGAATTAGAAAATAAAATTCAAAATATCCATATAGAACTTAAAGATATTAATCTTAATATAGAGGAGTATAATAAAAGTATATATGAGTTAGATGAGCATAATTTGAATTTAAGGGATGCTCTTCATGGTGAAAATATAGAATTAATAAAGTTAAAGGAACGAATAAATTCTCTTAAAGAAGATGAAGGAAGATGCAAAAATTCTCTTTTACAATTAGAATCTGATATACAAGTATATACTTCTAAAATAAACGTATATAAAAATAATTTAAATTTTCTTGAAGTAAGTCTTAAAGATTCAAAGTTAGAAAAAGAAAAGATAATAGGGTGTATTAAGCTTCTGGAAGATGGATTATTGAACTATAATGGTGACATAGAGAGTATAAAAGAAGAAGTAGTTCAAAGGAGAATTGATTTAGCGACACTTAAGGAAAATCTTATAAATAAAGAAAATAAGTTTAAAGAACTAGATGAAAGTATAAAATTTAAACATAAGGATTTGGAAGAAATCTCTTTAAATGTTAGAGACAGTAGTAATAATTTAATTAAATATAAGGATGAAATAAATATTAATAAAGAAGCTATCAGGAACTTAGAAAAAAGCATTGAAAAGTACGAAGAAAACTCTAAAGAAGAAGAAGTTTTTAGAATTAAGTTGAAAAAGAATATTAAAGAAACAACTTCTAATTTAGAGAATTTATCCTTAGAAGAAGAGAAGATTAATAGAGAATTAAACAAGATTCTAATGAATCTCACAAGGTTTGAAACAGAGTATGAAACTATGTTGCAAAGACTTAATGAAGAGTATGATTTAACCTATGCACAAGCTATAGATTATAAAATAGAGGATATAGATGTAAATAGTACAAAAAATAATATTGATAAATTAAAGCATAATATTAATAAGTTAGGTATTGTTAATGTTGGTTCTATTGAAGAATATAGAGAAGTTAAAGAAAAGTATTCTTTTATGAATGAACAAAAAGAGGATATGGAAGCTTCTAAGGAAAAAATAATTAACGTTATAGAAGAGATGACTCTAAGAATGAGAGAAATATTTAAAGAAAACTTTGAAAAACTAAATCAAACTTTTCACGAAACTTTTAGGGTCCTATTCAAAGGTGGAAGCGCATCTCTAATCCTATCTGATGGTGATGAATTAAATGGTAAGATAGATATAAATGTTCAACCTCCAGGAAAAAAGCTCCAAAATATAAATTTGATGTCTGGAGGAGAAAAAGTATTATCTGCCATTGCTCTTCTGTTTTCAATATTAAAGATGAAACCCACTCCATTTTGTATATTAGATGAAATAGAAGCAGCTTTAGATGATGCTAATGTCAGCCGTTATGCAGAATTTTTAAAAAGGTTTTCTGATAGAATACAATTTATAGTAATAACCCATAGAAAAGGTACTATGGAAGTTAGTGATGCTCTTTATGGTATCACAATGGAAGAAAAGGGAGTTTCTAAAATAGTTTCCGTGGATTTAAATAAAAACAAAAAAGCTTAA
- the ftsY gene encoding signal recognition particle-docking protein FtsY — MFGKFFDKLKEGLTKTRDNFTDKVTEVLNLAVKIDDDMYEELEEALITSDLGVETTLDVIEKLKVKIKEEKVKDPAEVKPCLKQVLKEILQEREVGEEKFPKIILVIGVNGVGKTTSIGKIAHRYKENGKKVLLAAADTFRAAAIDQLEVWSNRVGVDIIKHQEGADPGAVVFDSIQASRARNVDVLICDTAGRLHNKKNLMDELGKINRIIEREFGTENVETLLVLDGTTGQNAVQQAKQFKEVCNLNGIILTKLDGTAKGGIVISIKNSLNIPVKYIGVGEGMEDLQKFKADEFVEALL; from the coding sequence ATGTTTGGAAAATTTTTTGATAAACTGAAGGAAGGATTAACAAAAACTAGGGACAATTTCACTGATAAGGTTACAGAGGTTTTAAATTTAGCAGTAAAAATTGATGATGATATGTATGAGGAACTAGAAGAGGCGTTAATAACATCAGACTTAGGTGTTGAAACAACCTTAGATGTTATTGAAAAATTAAAAGTAAAAATAAAAGAAGAAAAAGTCAAGGATCCAGCAGAAGTAAAACCATGTTTAAAACAAGTACTAAAAGAAATTTTACAAGAAAGAGAAGTTGGGGAAGAAAAATTCCCTAAAATTATACTTGTTATAGGTGTCAATGGAGTAGGTAAAACTACATCTATAGGCAAGATAGCTCATAGATATAAAGAAAATGGAAAAAAAGTTTTACTTGCAGCTGCAGATACTTTTAGGGCGGCAGCAATAGACCAACTTGAAGTTTGGAGTAACAGAGTGGGCGTGGATATTATCAAACATCAAGAAGGTGCAGATCCAGGGGCTGTAGTTTTTGACTCTATTCAAGCTAGTAGGGCACGTAATGTGGATGTATTAATTTGTGATACAGCTGGAAGATTACATAATAAAAAGAATCTTATGGATGAACTTGGGAAAATAAATAGAATAATAGAAAGAGAATTTGGAACAGAAAATGTAGAGACTTTGTTAGTGCTAGATGGTACCACAGGACAAAACGCAGTTCAACAGGCCAAACAGTTTAAAGAAGTGTGCAATCTAAATGGGATAATTTTAACCAAATTAGATGGTACGGCTAAAGGAGGAATAGTTATTTCCATAAAAAATTCTCTCAATATACCAGTTAAATATATTGGAGTGGGAGAAGGTATGGAAGATTTGCAAAAGTTCAAGGCTGATGAATTTGTAGAGGCTCTATTATAA
- the rnc gene encoding ribonuclease III — MQKKSAINELEKIIAIDFHNKSLLRTALTHSSYANQRKNISYNERLEYLGDAVLELIISEYLYINCKDKLEGELTKIRATIVCESSLHEIAQKWDLGKFIIMSKGEEQTGGRTRNSILADCVEAIIAAVYLDKGLKFTRKFILDNFMATIERAIKNQIILDYKTKLQELLQKNGEVSISYNLTSCEGPPHRPIFHVEVVINGKSSGKGSGYSKKEAEQNAAKEVILEMEKLYE, encoded by the coding sequence ATGCAAAAAAAAAGTGCAATTAATGAACTTGAAAAAATAATTGCCATAGACTTTCACAATAAATCATTATTAAGAACGGCTTTAACACATAGTTCCTACGCAAACCAGAGAAAGAATATATCTTATAATGAACGATTGGAATATCTAGGAGATGCAGTTTTAGAATTAATTATATCTGAGTATTTATATATAAACTGTAAAGATAAATTAGAGGGAGAGCTTACAAAGATAAGGGCTACTATTGTCTGCGAAAGTTCTTTACATGAAATAGCTCAAAAGTGGGATTTAGGAAAATTTATTATTATGAGTAAAGGTGAGGAACAAACTGGTGGAAGGACGAGAAACTCTATTTTAGCGGATTGTGTAGAAGCTATTATTGCAGCCGTATATTTAGATAAAGGTTTAAAGTTCACAAGAAAGTTTATACTAGATAATTTTATGGCTACAATAGAAAGAGCTATAAAAAACCAAATTATACTAGATTATAAAACAAAGCTTCAAGAATTACTTCAAAAAAATGGAGAGGTCAGTATTTCGTATAATTTAACATCCTGTGAGGGACCACCTCATAGACCAATATTTCATGTGGAAGTAGTCATAAATGGTAAGTCTTCTGGAAAAGGCAGTGGATATAGTAAAAAAGAAGCAGAACAAAATGCAGCAAAGGAAGTTATTTTAGAGATGGAGAAACTATATGAGTAG
- the ffh gene encoding signal recognition particle protein has protein sequence MVFEGLSSKLQDAIKKLKGKGKLTEKDIKEAMREVKLALLEADVNYKVVKKFIKTVSEKCMGEEVLESLTPGQQVVKIVNEELTGLMGSKESKLEFSTKGITVIMLVGLQGAGKTTMCGKLALNLRKSNKKPLLVAGDVYRPAAVKQLQVVGKQIDIPVFTMGDKVSPVNIAKASIEHAKSNGNNVVIIDTAGRLHIDDTLMEELKNIKDVTEPSEILLVVDAMTGQDAVNVAESFNEKLDITGVILTKLDGDTRGGAALSIGSITGKQIKFIGVGEKMSDLEVFYPDRMASRILGMGDVLSLIEKAQQSIDEDAAKELSDRMLNNEVNFEDYLSMMKQMKKLGPLNKLIEMIPGAGAKQLQGIDLSQSEKELVKVESIIKSMTLEERRNPSILSSPSRKRRIANGSGMTIQQVNKLVKDFEMIKKMMKKTKGFQKNAKKGLFGNLPF, from the coding sequence ATGGTATTTGAAGGTTTATCCTCAAAGTTACAAGACGCTATTAAAAAGCTAAAAGGAAAAGGAAAACTTACAGAAAAAGATATAAAAGAGGCAATGAGAGAAGTAAAACTTGCACTTTTAGAAGCAGATGTTAACTATAAAGTTGTAAAAAAATTCATAAAGACTGTAAGTGAAAAATGCATGGGAGAAGAAGTTTTAGAGAGCTTAACTCCGGGTCAACAAGTAGTTAAAATAGTTAATGAAGAGTTAACTGGGTTAATGGGAAGCAAAGAAAGTAAATTGGAATTCTCCACAAAGGGAATTACAGTGATTATGCTTGTTGGTTTACAAGGTGCAGGTAAAACCACTATGTGTGGTAAACTAGCTTTAAATCTAAGAAAATCCAATAAGAAACCTTTATTAGTGGCAGGAGATGTATATAGACCAGCAGCAGTTAAGCAACTTCAGGTGGTTGGAAAACAAATAGATATTCCTGTATTTACCATGGGAGATAAAGTTTCTCCAGTGAATATAGCTAAGGCATCTATAGAACATGCTAAAAGCAATGGAAATAACGTTGTAATAATAGATACAGCTGGAAGACTTCATATAGATGATACACTAATGGAAGAACTTAAGAATATAAAAGATGTGACAGAACCATCAGAAATATTACTTGTAGTAGACGCTATGACAGGTCAGGATGCTGTTAATGTAGCAGAAAGTTTTAATGAAAAGTTAGATATAACAGGAGTAATATTAACCAAATTAGATGGAGATACAAGAGGTGGAGCTGCACTATCTATAGGTTCAATTACTGGAAAGCAAATTAAGTTTATCGGTGTTGGAGAGAAAATGTCTGATCTTGAGGTATTCTATCCTGATAGAATGGCATCTAGGATACTTGGCATGGGAGATGTTCTTAGTTTAATAGAAAAAGCACAACAATCCATAGATGAAGATGCAGCTAAGGAACTTAGCGATAGAATGTTAAACAATGAGGTTAATTTCGAAGATTATTTGTCTATGATGAAGCAAATGAAGAAATTGGGACCTTTAAATAAACTTATAGAAATGATTCCTGGTGCTGGAGCAAAACAACTTCAAGGAATAGATTTAAGTCAAAGTGAAAAAGAATTAGTAAAAGTAGAATCTATTATTAAATCTATGACTTTAGAGGAGAGAAGGAATCCATCAATATTAAGTTCTCCTTCAAGAAAAAGAAGAATAGCAAATGGTTCAGGAATGACTATACAACAAGTAAATAAACTTGTTAAAGACTTTGAAATGATTAAGAAGATGATGAAGAAAACAAAAGGGTTCCAAAAGAATGCTAAAAAAGGTCTTTTTGGTAATTTACCTTTTTGA
- a CDS encoding elongator complex protein 3: MSRNHYIIPIFVPHIGCPHNCVFCNQNTITGKKHLKETSEEILNSSKAENIIKEFLKTINNKRSEDAIIEISFFGGTFTAIPVDLQEELLKVAYKYKNSGLIKYIRLSTRPDYIDIEKLSLLKKYSVDIIELGVQSLDEDVLRLSGRGHSEDQVYLASRLIKSFNFTLGIQIMLGLPGDNMKKDILTALKVVEIKPTIARIYPSLVIKDTPMETMLERGDYKPYSLYESINICKAIYSVFVSNNINVVRVGLQPTEDINEDAELVSGPFHPAYRELMESSLLNEAIFSKVLERSVKDKMILTINPKNISKLYSNKKYYFNKYKDKYDLKELKVIQDTNMSLDEVKINIDSYTYMISYRTFLKEKALEIENSYL; the protein is encoded by the coding sequence ATGAGTAGAAACCATTATATTATACCTATATTTGTTCCGCATATAGGATGTCCTCATAACTGTGTGTTTTGTAATCAAAACACAATCACAGGTAAGAAGCATTTAAAAGAAACAAGTGAAGAGATTTTAAATTCTTCTAAAGCAGAAAATATTATAAAAGAATTTCTAAAAACTATAAATAATAAAAGAAGTGAAGATGCTATAATAGAAATTTCATTCTTTGGTGGTACCTTTACGGCTATACCTGTGGATTTGCAAGAAGAATTATTGAAAGTAGCATATAAATATAAAAATTCAGGTCTAATAAAATATATTAGATTGTCTACAAGACCAGATTACATAGATATAGAAAAGTTAAGTTTATTAAAAAAATATTCCGTAGATATAATCGAACTTGGAGTACAGTCTTTAGATGAGGATGTATTAAGACTTTCAGGAAGAGGGCACTCTGAAGATCAAGTATATCTAGCTAGTAGATTAATAAAAAGTTTTAATTTCACATTAGGTATTCAGATAATGTTAGGATTACCTGGAGATAATATGAAAAAAGATATATTAACTGCATTAAAAGTTGTAGAGATTAAACCTACTATAGCTAGAATATATCCATCTTTAGTAATAAAAGATACTCCTATGGAAACTATGCTTGAAAGAGGGGATTATAAACCCTATAGCCTTTATGAATCCATAAATATATGTAAAGCTATTTATAGTGTATTTGTAAGTAATAATATAAATGTAGTTAGGGTTGGACTACAGCCCACAGAAGATATAAATGAGGATGCTGAACTAGTATCTGGTCCTTTTCATCCAGCCTATAGGGAACTTATGGAGAGTAGTCTTTTAAATGAAGCTATATTTTCTAAAGTATTAGAAAGGTCTGTTAAGGATAAAATGATTTTAACAATAAACCCCAAGAATATATCTAAACTATATTCTAATAAAAAGTATTACTTTAATAAATATAAAGATAAATATGATTTAAAGGAATTAAAAGTAATACAAGATACTAATATGTCTTTAGATGAGGTTAAGATTAATATAGATAGCTATACTTACATGATATCATACAGGACGTTTCTAAAAGAGAAAGCTCTAGAAATTGAAAATTCCTATCTATAA
- the acpP gene encoding acyl carrier protein, with the protein MIFEKVKDIIVDQLSVNEDEVTMEASFVDDLGADSLDVVEFIMALEEEFDIEIPDESAENVKTVGDVVEYIKSCVEE; encoded by the coding sequence ATGATTTTTGAAAAGGTAAAGGATATTATAGTAGATCAATTAAGTGTAAATGAGGATGAGGTAACTATGGAAGCATCTTTCGTTGATGATTTAGGAGCAGACTCATTAGACGTAGTTGAATTTATAATGGCTTTAGAAGAAGAATTTGATATAGAAATACCTGATGAATCAGCTGAAAATGTTAAAACAGTAGGAGATGTAGTGGAATACATAAAATCTTGTGTTGAAGAATAA
- a CDS encoding KH domain-containing protein, which translates to MKELLEVIAKSLVDNPELVQVNEVAGEQSIILELKVCPEDMGKVIGKQGRIAKAIRTVVKAAAIKENKRVVVEII; encoded by the coding sequence GTGAAAGAGCTATTAGAAGTAATTGCCAAGTCACTAGTAGATAATCCAGAGTTAGTTCAAGTTAATGAGGTGGCAGGTGAACAATCAATAATATTAGAATTAAAAGTTTGCCCAGAAGATATGGGTAAGGTTATTGGTAAGCAAGGTCGTATAGCTAAGGCTATAAGAACTGTGGTTAAGGCTGCTGCAATTAAAGAGAATAAAAGAGTAGTTGTTGAAATAATTTAA
- a CDS encoding YceD family protein, translated as MKFDLIQLFNGKKEKITVHTVIEKDKLSLGEEIIDYKSPITIEGNFRKKGNQYIFNGKFNTSLLLDCSRCLKQFEQKINMDVEEIFSKEPIKDEKIIENNIVDLYEIVEETLVMNLPIKKLCRDTCKGLCTNCGINLNTSSCKCSEVTEDVEEQPLLDPRLAKLKNLLDDNK; from the coding sequence ATGAAATTTGATTTAATTCAATTATTCAATGGTAAGAAAGAAAAAATTACAGTACATACAGTTATCGAGAAAGATAAGTTGAGTTTGGGAGAAGAAATAATAGATTATAAATCGCCTATAACTATTGAGGGGAACTTTAGAAAAAAAGGGAACCAATATATTTTCAATGGAAAGTTTAATACTTCTTTATTGCTTGATTGCTCAAGATGTTTAAAACAGTTTGAACAAAAAATTAATATGGATGTAGAAGAGATTTTTTCAAAAGAGCCAATTAAAGATGAAAAAATTATTGAAAATAATATAGTTGATTTATATGAAATTGTTGAAGAAACTTTAGTTATGAATCTCCCTATTAAAAAGTTATGTAGGGATACATGTAAAGGATTATGCACAAATTGTGGTATTAATCTAAATACATCTTCTTGTAAATGTAGTGAGGTTACAGAAGATGTTGAAGAACAACCTTTGCTAGACCCTAGATTAGCAAAGCTTAAGAACTTATTAGATGATAATAAGTGA
- the rpmF gene encoding 50S ribosomal protein L32: MAHPKRKTSKARRDQRRAQNFKLSMPGMVECPQCHEFKLAHRVCKNCGYYKNTKVVSDDK, translated from the coding sequence ATGGCTCATCCAAAGAGAAAAACTTCAAAAGCAAGAAGAGATCAAAGAAGAGCTCAAAACTTCAAGCTTAGCATGCCTGGTATGGTGGAATGTCCTCAATGCCATGAATTCAAACTAGCTCATAGAGTATGTAAAAATTGTGGATATTACAAGAATACAAAGGTAGTATCTGATGATAAATAA
- the rpsP gene encoding 30S ribosomal protein S16 encodes MAVKIRLRRMGAKKAPFYRVVVADSRCPRDGRFIEEIGYYNPTTEPITFKVDEEKAAKWVKNGAQPTETVKKLFGKAGICK; translated from the coding sequence ATGGCAGTTAAAATAAGATTAAGAAGAATGGGTGCTAAAAAAGCTCCTTTCTATAGAGTAGTTGTAGCTGATTCAAGATGTCCAAGAGACGGAAGATTCATAGAAGAAATAGGTTACTATAACCCGACAACTGAACCTATAACCTTTAAGGTTGATGAAGAAAAAGCAGCTAAATGGGTGAAAAATGGAGCTCAACCTACTGAAACAGTTAAAAAATTGTTTGGTAAAGCAGGTATCTGTAAATAA